The Harmonia axyridis chromosome 3, icHarAxyr1.1, whole genome shotgun sequence nucleotide sequence CGACTATATTTCTTAGATATTCTTGAATTCTAGTATCGTTTGTGCGAGagcaaatgaattgaaattaatcTGTGAGGGCGCATGAATAAACTAGTTCTCAAAAACTCCTGGATTCAAcgcagtgctttcctcatttttaatcGATATTCTTCCTAAATTCTCTTTGGTTGGGACGACGCTAATAACGAAGTTTGGAAATGTTtttcatataaagggtgtttcataAACATTGCGAACAAATTCAAGATAACAATCTGTGAGCCATTTGGAGTCAGATAGGTCATTTTCCGGAAAAACATCATTTGAATCAGTAAATGTAAATTGGaattattcggaggttgcgggttcgagtcccgctcgaggaggtagtttttccagaattgaaaaattgtctgaatggcGTGAAATTGATTTTATATACAGTGCGCATCAAAAttatggaataaattcattttctccgaacaaaaatatttggcaacaaaatcctgaaacagatcaatttttgtttcacttttaacatatttttttgcatttttgttgcaccctgtgccatccccatcaaccctctaaatttttttaaaaggtgacgaatttcatcaggtaccatcGTCTCAAAGTAAATGATCCATGCACATACTGAAAAACTCTTTGAACtaactaatttttcaaaaaaaaaaaatttttcttaaaaatttctGAACGCCTGTAAAGAATACAATACAAAGaccttgccaaaaaagtaacaCATAACCCACTttcgatattcaaaaaatttagagggttTATAGGCATGGTacagggtgcaacaaaaatccttcaaaattgcataaaaaGTTGGTAAAAGTGAAACAGAAATTGACCTGTTTCTGGATTTtgtgccaaatatttttcttctgagaaaatgaatttgttccataattttgacgcgcactgtACCTATATGAACACACAGACGTTAAAAGCGTTATTTGACAATAACAATAACTACAATATCATTTTAATAGTTAAAAATATCTAAATACCTACTTTTATGAgtaattcagaataaaaaaccTTTACTTCAACAGAATTCATTCAGGTGAGTTGAAAAGTTTTGTTATATTGTAGAAAACAATAAATGAATGTATAACatttcaaaagtttttttttcgttttttagatTTCTGGACCTCAACTACCTATGAAAATTCCATTCTATGCCAACAAACTGGTTCCACAATCAACTTCAAAGACTCATTCATTAATAATAAAGATCAAATAAGCGTGGAAAAGGAAAACCAAAGGATATGAAATATTGTTGATTGTTTCAGAAAACAGCTATCCATAATTGTTGCATGACGTAGACAGACTCAAACTGAAAGAAGATTATACGAAGAACTTAATTTGTAGACATTCAAATGATAAGTCTATGAACTAACCGGGGATCTTTCGATGAAAATATTAGTGGGTATAATAGATTTGAAAGAACTCACATTTTTCTCGGAAAATCTTCCTCATTCGGTTCCAAATATTGTTCACATTTTCTCGGAAAAGCCTCATCATTCGGTTCTaaacatttttcacattttacTCTGAATATCTTCAtcatttgattcgaaaaaacaCTTGTCACCTGCAAAATCTTATAGTTATTCACCACACTAATCAATACAAATACTCCACACACAATATTTGCCGGTTAAAACTTCAAAGCACACACGGATCTCATTTTAAAAACATTAGCGTGCATCTTAATGAAAACAAGTTGTTTATCAGATAATATCGGAAGAAACTTACGTCATAGGGGAAGAAAAAAGCAGGTATCGTATCCATTTCCATTATCCGTGTGACGATCATGTGGAAAACGTAATAAACAGGCTTCCGAAAgtggaattgaagaatttcatgcaTTTCCAAACTGCTCCAATAACCATTCCGAAAATATGAAACTGAAAACATCGTACTTtctaaaattttcttcatccaaTAAAAGGTAAACCGTCTTCGAAGTATCTAAGGATATTACTTGCAGGTTCACAtggtttttttctatattccctgcaaatatttcaataatcaatataatattcattcgatTTCGCAACTACAAAACTTCAAGCACAGAATGATTTCGCAGATTCATGCTCGAGTTCATTTTCATGCACTGCTCGCTAGACAAAAACTGTTTTATTCATCAGATGAAACCATAGACTTATAATCCTATGGATGAAAAGTGACAGTCATCGATGGAAAAAACTGTCATGTAAAATGCTCATCTATTTCAATAATCTGTGAAATGAGCATTGAGCAATTGGAAAACGAAACAAACGAGTGATgttctgaatgaaaaatttgcGAATTTCACGCATTTTCGAATTATTGCAATTTACTTTCGGAAAATAAGGAACAAATCAcatgaaattatgaaatttcatctcgctttttttcgatttttatatttctggacctcaattatgaaaatttcaaagactcattctatgaaaaataaaGCTGATATATGGGTGAAAAAACCAATGAATACGAAACATTGTTGATTGTATCAGAAAAAAGCCATCACTTGTTGAATGACGTAGGCAAACTCAAACTAGTAGAAGATTATATGAATGATTTATTCCGAGACAGTGACATGATAAGTCTTTAAACTAATCGAGGCtcattcaacaaaaatattgatgagtTCTGTAGATTTAGAAGAACTCacttttttcttggaaaatccTCATCATTCGGTTTTAATTTTTATCAcatttttctcggaaaattcTCATCATTCGATTCCaaacatttttcacatttttctctCCATTCTCATCATTCCGTTCTaaataattttcacatttttctcagAAAATCCTCATTATTCCGTTCCAAACATTTGtcacatttttctctgaaaatctCAATCATTAGGTTCTAAAAAACACTCGTCACCTGCAAATTCTTATAGTTATTCACCACCCTAATCAATACAAATACTTCACAAACAATATTTGCCGCTAAAAACTCCAAAGCACTCAAGGATCTCATTTAAAAACATCAGTGTGCATCTTGATGAAAACATGTTGTTTATAAGATGATATTGGAAGAAACTTACGTCATAGgggaagaaaaaaatcatgtatCATATCCATTTCGATTATTCCGAAAGTAGACTTGGCGAACTCTTTGAGGTTTTTACTTGCAGGTTCACAtggttttttttctatattcactgcaaatatttcaataatcaatacAGTATTAATTCACAGAATGATTTCGCAGATTCATGCTAGAGTTCATTTTTACTACCCGCTAGACAAAAACTAAATTGTTCATCAGATGAAACCATAGACTTATAATCCTATGGATGTGAAAGCCATCGATGGAAAAAACTGTCATATAGCATGCTTTTCCATTTCAGTTCTCTGTGCGATGAGTAATTGAAAAACGATTTGTACGGGGGATGTTCTGAAAGTAGAATTCATGCATTTTTGAAAGGTTCTAATTTACTTCAGGAAAATATAGATCAAATCACAAGAAATGGAATGAagcaatgaaaattttcaataatgaattttggATAATTCATTTTATGAGTGAACTTTataatttcagtgaaatctgaCGAATAGATCGTGATAAATTTTTACAAGCTACTTCTATCGGATGCTATCGCTCTAATTACTTTAATATTCgaccgggaatggtctcaactgataaatttaaaaaataatatttttaattcgaatgtTCCTAgcgaatttcaagaggattgtTCCATCGGAACTCTCCATCTAGATTAAATAACCGACAACGAtgacataataataaattgtatcTCGTATAATATTCACAACAGTTTTGCGGTCTCCAAAAGGccaatgaaacaaaaaattctaGACCCAGGTTCGCATTTGTTAATACAATTAAATCAGTCCAGAACTGAAAATGACTCCCTTTGTAACTATATCCGATTTTAATGACCTTCAATTAACCGAACAATGGATCTCTCAATTTGTTAATTCTCCGAAGTAATTCGAGTTAAAAGAAACATATCTTAAGATTATATTGATTTTCAATAGACTAGACGACTTTGAAAACTTTCTGAATAACAGGGAATCCTTAAGCTCATTAAATATACCTGCAAAGGCAGATTAGTCATCTTttacccattttttttttcaaaggatTATGTCCTTACTTGATGGTAACTCAATATAGATGAGAGACTATTGAAAAAAACTTCCTTTCATTATGTTATTTGAGTTTCACTACATATTTATTATTCCTGTCATTTAAGTTTGTTCTCGAAAAATTCCGTCTCAAACTTTCATATTATCTACTTTCCTTTTTAGTCTTACTTATTGTTCTCTAATTTTGAGAAAAGGTATTTCCTTTGTGAGAAAAATTGTCATTTGGGTACGACTAAACGGATTACAAAATTAAATCTACACAactcacgggcgtagccagggggggagggttttgggggttcaaaccatCCCGAAATGTTTAAGATGTCCAAATTTATTGATCTTTCtcttattttattatcatttattcctattaaaaaaattcttatttctcccattagcctttctgtatacgcctttgtcttaacccccccgaaactgaaacctggctacgcccgtgacaCAACTAATGAATATTTTGGTATCGTTATTGTTGACTTAGATAGATTTGACTTGGAAAATTCCAGTGGCATTGTGGCtatgacttttttttttaatattcatcataaatagattGTGTTGCTTACGATTTGATATCTAAATATATTTTGGAGTGCCCAATGAAATCTGAATAATGTGACAATTGACACTGTAAGAGTGTAAGCCATTTTCGCACCTAACTATACATATAATGataattatgataatttggatatatGAATAGTATAGTGCTTGACGAAGAATTATCATTGAACACTTTCATTTAACGATTATTTTTCGTTCTACTTCAAAAACCAATTTTTCTCTTGCAATTAATTACTCTGAATTCTAGATGATTTAGTATATTCGTCCAAATCGAACTTCGTTAGGTTGTTTCATAGAGAGAATTCTTGATTTTTACTATGAGATTATTGTTTTAAGTGAGTATTCGCGATTCCTAGCCTTTGTCAATATGAGCAGATATAAACCTTTTTTCTTATGCTGTGAAGTTTAGAACATCCAAGCATATTATCAAAATAGTGTCTCCTATATCTACATGGTGCATTGAAaaggaataaattgaaaatatgcttTTTCCCATATCTACCTGCTAGAattcttttgaatatttctttcaCACTTGAAAAGTTATGAAACTTCCtcatgtattttttgaatttgagttggaaaaatgaaaaaaaaatcagtaagTAAGTAAATATAAGGAAGaacttgagaaaaaaatcaagaagaatcatgaaaaaatcttataatACTACCTGATTTATCAGTCCTGAGACTTTTTCAATTTGGgttaaatatgaatttcatcacTATTGGATACTGACTGTTTTGAAAAGTAATTCGAATTTCAATGTCACCTATATcgaatttaaaatgaaacaCAACTGGATTTATTTGAAAGTCATTTTCAAAGCTTATGAAATCATAAAATACCTTGTTCAATTTGATATGAGCGATTTCAGGCCTtcgaaattcgagaaaatcaccctgtatgcaaaaatgttgaaattcatatttgagACGAATTGGCGAAGTCAAAgcttcataattttcattatgtttACTAAGAcattgagaatatttttttttttttgaatcaataaaaaatacctCAAATTCTATAAGggttttcatttttcagaataatcgaattttttgaaaatattcaagtggttatcgaaaaaaacatttcattattCCTCTCAAATGGAAGAACctgtttttttgagaaaaaattttgagaatgtGTTAAAAGAAATATGATTGCAAAAGATTCAAACTTCAAATGTCTGCTCGAAGTGTCCATAACACGTGAACTCGAATAACTAGGACCACCTGAATATCattgttattcaataataactcagtgaaatcattttttataattcagaaGATATTTTCAAAGAATTATTTAGTTTTATACGATATTCAGAAAAACATATAGTGAATATTAAATAGAATTGGTTCTCACTTGAACTTGGTAATTCAACAAGTGTTTCAtactttgaaatatttatgggaATCACTTCgttttaatattttatacaGTGAATAATTAAATCTCTGACATGATTCACAAAATGGTAATATTATCAAACCTGTGTAAAACTTCAAGCCTATGAAACAACCCCCATCCCCTCCACTTTCGAGAAGCTACAAACCAATCACAGTGAATCCAATTAGTTGTTAATTACCTACTATATAAACCTTCACTACAATTGTGAAAGCTCAGTTAGTTTGAAAGTGACCTCAGAGATTGTCTGTTAATAGAACTTTTACTTTACCTGAAGTAGTTTACCTACGTGAAATAGTGCAAAATGTTCgccaaattgttaattttttctttcttgATCGTCCCGGTATACATGGCCGCCCTGCTGATGGACAAAAGGGACGATTTGGAATGCGACGCGATCCCGAAAGATATCCTGGAAGAAGTCCTGGGAGCCTCCTTCAACCCCAGATACATGAGTATAGATCCCCCTGTAGAAACTGGTGTGACCAACAACGGAAGAAAAAGGGCCTCTAGCTATGACATGGACTTCTACGTAGACGACAACCATTACGAAGAACTCATAAATGATGCTGCCTGGGTGGTGACCAACCACGTGAAAATCGAAGAAAGCAAACGTCACATCTCCCACAGGTTCAAGAGATCCACTAGATCCAGAGCTATGATCCCGAAACAACTTAAAGAGTGGGAATGTGAGTCTATGATCGTATGGAAAGATTTGGGAACTGACTATTTTCCCCAGTTTTTGCGCACTGTGGAGTGTACCCAGAAAAAATGCTGGTATGGTATGTACAACTGCTCACCTAGGTCCTTCACTGTGAAGATCTTGAGGAGGAAGACCAACGTGTGTGTTTTAGCCGAAAGAGGGATGATTATTGGGTACAAGGGGATCCCTAGGGATCTCAGAGAGATGTGGGTTTGGGAAGAAAGAGCTGTGAATTTCTGCTGTGATTGTACAGCAAATTAGAAGTCATTTGGAGGAACAATTCAGAACCCAGTGAAAATATATGTGATGGTATGTATCTAAATTCTgctttcattttgtgaattcgAATATACATTATTTGGAGAATATTTCACTCTTAACACTGTTTTAATGTGaagattttcattattcatttatcTTGTATGTAAAAAGCCCCTTCACAATTGTTTATTAAtatcaatctttttttttcaggtaatcAGACGGAGAACTTGCCACCTGatgaaaattacatgaatagcTGTACATATTTATAAATAgttaatttataaaaaaatcattctaaaattcaaaattcctaAAATAACACTTAAGAATGTTGTTATTCCAGTTCCAAGAATCAATCCATCAAGCCGaactttcatatttttaatttcaacgtTTATTTTGTAATTCGGCTAATTTTCTCTTTGCACAGATAAAAGATGTATTGATGGGCACTTAATCTACGGTCAGGTAATGTAAATGTGATGGATACGTCACATTTTCGAGTTAGGTGTTTGTTCTGGTCTACCGACTATACCTATTGATTGGAATTTAATGACTTAAGATGCGTATATAACTTCAGTGTTTGCACATGAATTCTGAGAAAAACTATGTCTCACTTTCATACTTTGTATTATATGCCGATTTGTGAATACTTGGAAATAATTATGTTTTCTTTTCTTCCTCATCAGGAATTTTATTAACTCATTCTAATTTATGTTTAAGAAAAGTGTGATACCTTTATTTTAATTGAGTGAATGTTTGAGTTTGtgttttaatattttatatttgtacatataataattttcaatgtaatttgtatttattattgattttaaaactatggaaataaaaatttttagatTGAAAACAAAGTTTTATTGTTTCACCTCAGATCTTAATTTGATTTATGGAATTCCTTATATAAAAATTATCAGAGATCAAATAAGTGATGgaaaaaattagagaaatgCCGAGTTCATAAGCctgcagaaaatattgaatatattatttgaaGTTCGATCACAGacttgaatttgaatatgataTATTTCTTTTATACTTTCTCATCTTGAATAGCTTTTCTTACCTATATTTTTTACAGagttcatatttttaatttgacggattttattcatttactgATTATCTTAGTTACTGTGAAAAGGGgtttttgattctgaatatgaaaataaataagacaccatattaaaaaaattagtttattgcatctaagataataaaaaaattaaagcgaTATTTTACAGGACTTCGATTTAAATATAAAGGGTAACTTATATTAAGCTTCATATAAATATGATTTCAACATTATAaccatataaaaatttattgctAATACTTGTAAACACGTTGTTCCAAAATAATGCCATTTATCATCGAATAGGACACTGAACACAATTTTTTAGGGCAGTTTCAAACTCCTAAATCAAGGAGAAATTTTCTACAGGCAGTGACCATTCTCTGAATGCCTATTcgacaaaaattgaatcaacaGAATGGTTGGATCCTAGGtgtaaaaaatctcaaaaatattacCTAACTTTCGCTCTTACGATctgtataattattttaatgaagttgttaGAAGGCACTTAGAGcttaaataaattataaataatttaaatatttcttaTTCGGTAACAACTATTCTCAACCATAAGGAGAATGATTTTGCGTATGCTTCTTTTGGATACCTAAACTCGGGATCTACGACTGGTTTTCCGTACAAAATCAAATTATATTCGCTCGGTTCCTTAACTCTTTTCTTGAAATAGAGTGACCATATTCCATTCTTTTCTGTCAATTCGAATTTGCTGCGATCTTTCTCCTCTGCAATGTTATATAGCATTCGGGTCTGAAAAAAATAAGTAGGTATATAAATTTAATCGTTCAAAATCAATACAAAttttaaacattatttttcttgaGTCACAATAGATATATCTATATctattggtttgttatttcaaaaCAAATCTTTGAAATCGTTcaaagagaaaaaattgaacCTCCCTGAAATtctcacagtttttttttttttgaaatatgaagAATCCTATAGCACAACAATAGGATCTCtgaattttgaaggcaaaaaatcaAGGAATCAAACTCAAAAAGTTATTTCCTAgaatttattatatgttttttcaCAAATGTTATGTTAATTGGCCATAAAAGAGCCCATTATAAACCATAGTGTTAACAATAGTTTTCCCTTTCGAATCAGTTTGCAAGGTTTAGCTTCACAAATTATGAACCAAAATCTTCGAATGAAAcccaaaaatcaatatttttatggtgAGAGTGTTTTATTGAGTTCATCATCTCATTCCCTATTGttgatttattaaatttatatcTTCTACTCGacgaaatgaatattatttcgaATCAAAGTTTTCAGCCTTCAAAATAAATTGATCGAGTTTTCAGATTACAAGGTTCTTTGTAATGTGCAACTGTTTATTGTGAGAAATGTCATAGAAAGTGCTTGTTGTTTTTGGAAAAGCTATTAAAAAAAgcaaactttttgtttttccaaAGATAAACAATTGTAATTTCTTCAAGTTCATTATCAGAAATACAAAACCGAAACGAGTCTCAATTTCTTGGTAAAATGCGAATAATTAACATTTTTAGATAGTGTTCGGTGGGATGGTTGAAATTGAAATGGTTCTGCACATAGACTATGGTTCTGCATTTCAATTTCAACCATCCCACCGAACTTTCAGTGACTCAATAAAACTCAGTGGCTCAACAAAACACAGTTctaattgagcctaaaaatggcgaatggggcTGGGCTTAGCCATAGAACTTAAAAATacgattgactgaactgaactgtcACTTcgtcaaaatttaaattattgggTCTGATAGTTTTGTATataaaatgaattcattcaacTGAAAAATACCTACTCCAGTGAATTAATAGAATAGACTCAAACATCAGGTAAACGCAGAATGGAAATAGAAAGTCGACATATTTTGGCTCAGAAACtggcagccaatcaaaaacgagaccactcgTGTCGCCACTGTGTGTTATGAAGTCACTGTAACCGAACTCTGTCGGTGGAGCCATCTAGCGGCTAAAATTATAATCCTTAGTTGTAAAGTTAAATGTTAGATGGCGCCACATACGCCAAATCTCATCTACACTGGTCcttcacgaattgaattctCTTTCATTACATTAAACCTAACGAACGTTATTGAAATGTCTTACCCTAACACTCGGCACAACCTTGAAGATTCTATTCCTGTGTTTCGTCTGGTCCATCGTTATCGTCATTTCTTTGTATTCTACACCCTCTCTGGTTTCTCTTCTCATTCTCCTGTTCGGGTGTTTCAAAAGATCCCCGATATCCGAGGAGGCGGACCGATCTCTATGACGTCTATGTCTAAGGTTGCGGCGATGTCTTCCATTCACCTTGAACAAAAGAAATTGGTTGGTTTTTTCTTGGTACTTGACAACTACGACAAAATCTACTTCTTGTGTTCGAAAGCTGTATTTTGCATAGGCCGTGTGCAAAATTTTTCGCCCACGGATATATCCTCTTTGTCCGCGCATTTTTTTTACTTCTAATAAGTAATAGAAGGTTAATTCTAAACTAGTACACTATAACAGTCtattttctattttaatttaGGTTCAACGGAGATTTATCCTAAATTAAGACAGAAAAGAGGCTGCTATTAAACTAATTATCTTCTCTGAACCAATCTTGGATTTACCTCCGTTACACCTAGATTAGGACAGAACGGTATCTGCTACTGTTGGTACTCAACTACTCATTAATCAGGATTAACCTCCGGTAAACCTAAATTTATTGTACAGGAAAATGACTGTAGAAAAAAGTACCTAATTCAAAGGTATCAAAACTGAACCAAACATAACAAGAACTCACTCTGCAAGAGAAACATCCTTCCGTGCTGATCAGCTTCTTGTTAGTGTCTGGATTTGGATCTATAGGATAAACGGGAACATCACCGATGTCGTCACCTCCAGGATAAACTGGAGTGAGAGAGGAGAAGCAATGTCCCTGCTCTATCCTTTGGTAACCACCAGGACAGCCGCAGGAGAAGCCAGAGCCTACTTTGGTACAGCCATAGGAGCAAGGTGCGTTTGCACAGTTTGCACTCACCTGAAAAATAACAGGTTTGGAAAATATTTGGGGAAAAGTgtgtaaatttgaaattttagaaaatatcGGTATTCCTTCCTATGGTGTGCTGATGAACGTTTAAATTGAACAGTGTTATCCTTCTAAACAAGCTCTATACAGTGGTTTGGTTCTGTTTGAACATAACCATCACTAATTTAATGTATGTATGAAGATCTATTCAATAAAACGTATTCTCTCGAATACTTTTGTATAATTTTAAACGATTACACGTTAGTCTGAAATTAAAGATAACTGAAAATATGCTTAAATTAAACTATTCTCAACCCATTCAACAACATTCTAAACAAAGCTTCGaattgtattaaaataaaataagtaaaattatatgaaaagtGATAAATTCTGGATTTCTTGCCACATGTTGAGACAGCCAATGAATAACACAATCTGAGCGTTATCTACCTGCACGCATATGCTGAGTCCAGTGTCGTACTGATATCCCGGAGGGCAACCGCACCTGTAGCTGCCAGGGGTGTTGAAGCAGTTACCGGCATCCCCACAAGGGTTCCTTAAACACTCGTTATCGTCTACACACTGGTTGTAGTAAAAGTGGGGGACGTATCCAGGACCGCAGTTGCACTTGAACCCTCCTATCAGGTTCTGGCAACCCTCGGGACACCTGGAGTCATCGCTGCACTCGTTGGAGTCTATGCAGAAGCTTCCCGTCGGGTCGACCTTGAAACCTCTGGGACAGATGCATCTGAAGCTTCCCAGCGTGTTTATGCACCTTCCAGGTCTGGGGCAGAGGTCTCCTGTCTTGCATTCGTCGATATCTGAAATTGGTTCATCAACTTGCAGAATTGTCATcatcttgaaatattcaaaacatatTATAATGTTTCATTGGACATTGAATAAAACCAAGGAGAAACATTAAGAGAACCCTAAGAAAA carries:
- the LOC123675861 gene encoding protein trunk, which codes for MFAKLLIFSFLIVPVYMAALLMDKRDDLECDAIPKDILEEVLGASFNPRYMSIDPPVETGVTNNGRKRASSYDMDFYVDDNHYEELINDAAWVVTNHVKIEESKRHISHRFKRSTRSRAMIPKQLKEWECESMIVWKDLGTDYFPQFLRTVECTQKKCWYGMYNCSPRSFTVKILRRKTNVCVLAERGMIIGYKGIPRDLREMWVWEERAVNFCCDCTAN